A single genomic interval of Pyruvatibacter sp. HU-CL02332 harbors:
- a CDS encoding glutathione S-transferase family protein: protein MGQNTLYGGPISLYTGKARAYMDWKQVPYTEVQGNRNVYKEVILPRVGWPVIPVLVTDKDETVQDTTEIIDHFEALDPEPSVYPSGPAQKMAGLLIEVFGDEWMKLPAMHYRWNYNEDWVLTQFGALSAPDASPEEQREIGDKVAGPFRGSLPFLGVLPETRSAIEESYEALLADLSAHFETHDYLFGSRPSIGDYGLIGPLYAHNYRDPKSGEMMKATAPKVARWVERMVKSPTPRGGDFLANDEVPDTVIPLLNRFAVEYLPVLEKTVAAFNAWAADNASGTEVPRALGMHEFTLGGVTAERAIFTFDLWMLQRPLDFYAGLKGADKDAVDAMLAKAGLSGITQMPAYPRIARPNFKTALA from the coding sequence ATGGGTCAGAATACGCTTTATGGCGGCCCCATTTCCCTCTACACGGGTAAGGCACGCGCCTATATGGACTGGAAACAGGTTCCGTATACGGAGGTTCAGGGCAATAGAAATGTCTACAAGGAGGTCATCCTGCCGCGCGTCGGCTGGCCGGTGATACCGGTTCTTGTGACTGACAAGGACGAGACGGTCCAGGACACGACCGAGATCATTGACCACTTCGAGGCCCTGGACCCCGAGCCATCCGTCTATCCTTCAGGTCCGGCCCAGAAGATGGCAGGCCTGCTGATAGAAGTCTTTGGCGACGAATGGATGAAGCTTCCCGCGATGCATTATCGCTGGAACTACAATGAGGACTGGGTCCTCACGCAGTTCGGGGCGCTCTCCGCCCCTGACGCGTCGCCCGAAGAGCAGCGCGAAATCGGCGACAAGGTGGCAGGTCCGTTCCGCGGCTCCTTGCCGTTCCTCGGTGTGCTGCCGGAAACCCGCAGCGCCATCGAGGAAAGCTATGAGGCGTTGCTTGCCGATTTGAGTGCTCATTTCGAGACGCACGACTATCTGTTCGGCTCGCGGCCCTCCATCGGCGACTACGGCCTCATCGGCCCGCTCTACGCGCATAATTACCGTGATCCCAAATCCGGTGAGATGATGAAGGCCACGGCGCCAAAGGTCGCCCGGTGGGTGGAGCGCATGGTGAAATCACCGACACCACGCGGTGGCGATTTTCTGGCCAATGACGAAGTGCCGGACACCGTCATCCCACTGCTCAACCGCTTTGCCGTTGAGTATCTGCCGGTGCTCGAGAAAACAGTCGCTGCGTTCAATGCCTGGGCCGCAGACAATGCGTCCGGCACCGAAGTGCCGCGCGCTTTGGGCATGCATGAATTCACGCTTGGCGGCGTGACAGCTGAACGGGCGATCTTCACGTTTGATCTTTGGATGCTTCAGCGTCCGCTCGACTTCTATGCGGGCCTCAAAGGAGCGGACAAGGACGCGGTGGATGCCATGCTTGCAAAGGCTGGGCTATCCGGCATTACCCAGATGCCCGCCTATCCCCGCATCGCCCGACCAAACTTCAAAACCGCCCTCGCCTAA
- a CDS encoding ferritin — MSSEGLHEPIEKLSEKTLNMHRAIVSLMEELEAADWYRQRADGCTDEALKKILTHNMNEEIEHAVMVMEWLRRNDEVFAREMKERLFTDDPIVQPHSHPDAH, encoded by the coding sequence ATGTCGAGTGAAGGCCTGCACGAACCTATTGAAAAGCTGAGCGAGAAAACGCTCAACATGCACCGCGCCATTGTATCCTTGATGGAAGAGCTGGAAGCCGCCGACTGGTATCGCCAGCGCGCTGACGGCTGCACAGACGAAGCCCTCAAGAAAATCCTCACCCACAATATGAATGAGGAAATTGAGCACGCCGTGATGGTGATGGAATGGCTTCGTCGCAATGACGAAGTGTTTGCCCGCGAAATGAAAGAACGTCTGTTCACGGACGATCCCATCGTGCAGCCACATAGCCACCCCGACGCGCACTAA
- a CDS encoding enoyl-CoA hydratase-related protein, translating into MDYTQITYHRDGALGVVTMNRPDKLNAWTPRMAEEMAHAFEAANADADISCIVLTGEGRGFCAGADMDETFKSRLDGVDPGKDTAGGSGGLPAGLDWIGLVRSSKPMIAAVNGPAVGIGVTQILPFDVIIAADHAKFGLVFVKVGIVPELASSHFATARMGFGKTSEMMLSGKLYTGAEVAAFGLANYAVPADELWDKVREVAAMFDANPQPMMRMTKELLSQNMAEHDMALVQRRETDALKECWTTPEHHEAVDAFLNKRDPDFKAAAQRAKSAAE; encoded by the coding sequence ATGGACTACACGCAGATCACGTATCACCGTGACGGCGCGCTTGGCGTTGTCACCATGAACCGGCCAGACAAACTCAACGCTTGGACGCCGCGTATGGCTGAGGAAATGGCCCATGCGTTTGAAGCAGCCAACGCCGATGCGGATATCTCCTGCATCGTCCTGACGGGCGAAGGGCGCGGCTTTTGTGCCGGCGCGGACATGGACGAAACCTTCAAGTCCCGGCTTGATGGCGTGGACCCCGGCAAGGATACGGCGGGCGGCTCGGGCGGCCTGCCCGCAGGCCTCGACTGGATCGGCCTTGTGCGGTCGTCGAAACCGATGATCGCCGCCGTCAATGGACCGGCTGTTGGCATCGGCGTCACCCAGATATTGCCATTTGACGTCATCATTGCCGCTGACCATGCGAAATTTGGTCTGGTGTTTGTGAAGGTTGGCATCGTGCCGGAGCTTGCTTCTTCTCACTTCGCCACCGCGCGCATGGGGTTTGGCAAGACCAGCGAAATGATGCTGTCCGGCAAGCTCTACACGGGCGCGGAAGTTGCTGCGTTTGGTCTCGCAAACTATGCGGTTCCCGCGGACGAGCTGTGGGACAAGGTGCGCGAAGTCGCTGCCATGTTTGACGCCAATCCGCAGCCGATGATGCGGATGACCAAGGAACTGTTGTCTCAGAACATGGCTGAGCACGACATGGCCTTGGTGCAGCGCCGCGAAACGGATGCCCTTAAAGAGTGCTGGACCACGCCGGAGCACCATGAAGCCGTGGACGCCTTCCTCAACAAGCGCGACCCAGACTTCAAGGCTGCTGCCCAGCGGGCGAAGTCGGCTGCCGAATGA
- a CDS encoding crotonase/enoyl-CoA hydratase family protein, giving the protein MSALDIQHRDGVAYLTLARPEKRNALSLALQQELSDALWDADERTDIHCVVISGQGSDFCAGYDLAERPPRDDTKRGAKTIDDDIWQLERQQRLRMTIFDMHKPVIAAIHGRCLAGGTDLAFLADMVIAADDATIAFPPARDLGSLPNQMWLYHCGPQWAKRLLLTGDSITGKDAAQIGLVLKSVPADELTDEVAHLAQRLALIDPDLLTTQKRIVNLGLELMGARTLQRLACENDARGHRARAADTFRANVRDKGLKAAFAERDDKFGAGFVDPNAPEHGK; this is encoded by the coding sequence ATGAGTGCGCTCGACATTCAGCATCGAGACGGTGTTGCATATCTCACCCTCGCACGCCCCGAAAAGCGAAACGCCCTGTCGTTGGCTTTGCAGCAAGAGCTGTCGGACGCGCTGTGGGATGCTGACGAACGTACGGACATTCACTGCGTGGTCATTAGCGGGCAGGGGAGTGACTTCTGTGCGGGATATGATCTCGCCGAGCGTCCACCCCGCGACGACACAAAGCGTGGCGCTAAAACCATCGACGACGACATCTGGCAGCTGGAACGCCAGCAGCGCCTGCGTATGACGATCTTTGATATGCACAAGCCAGTGATCGCTGCCATTCACGGACGGTGTCTTGCCGGTGGAACCGATCTGGCTTTTCTGGCCGACATGGTCATCGCAGCTGACGACGCAACAATCGCGTTCCCCCCTGCGCGTGACCTGGGATCACTGCCAAACCAGATGTGGCTTTATCACTGCGGCCCGCAATGGGCGAAGCGGTTGCTGCTGACCGGAGACAGCATCACCGGCAAGGATGCAGCGCAGATCGGTCTGGTGCTCAAGTCGGTTCCGGCCGACGAACTGACGGATGAAGTCGCACATCTTGCACAACGTCTCGCTTTGATCGACCCGGACCTGCTCACCACCCAAAAACGCATCGTCAATCTTGGGCTGGAACTGATGGGCGCAAGGACATTGCAGCGGTTGGCCTGTGAGAACGATGCGCGTGGTCATCGCGCCAGGGCTGCGGACACGTTCCGCGCCAATGTACGAGACAAAGGCCTCAAGGCCGCATTTGCGGAGCGCGACGACAAGTTCGGCGCAGGCTTTGTTGATCCCAATGCGCCTGAACACGGCAAGTAA